ACCACTACAGTCTCGGCGGCGGACAAACCGCCCGCTCCTAAATAACAAAGAACAAAAATCTGGTGAACGCATGATGTTGGGCGCATCATCCAGATCCTTATTAGGAATGTCCACGTGAAAACTCGTCACATTTGTCATAATACTTTGACGCACAATGGTTGCTAGGCGACGAGCCTTTTCAAATCTAACATCTGCAATAATGTAGCTAGTCAGGTAGCGATCTAACCGAAACATAAATACAACAAATAAATAGAGATAAAAAGACGTCACATTTATTTTTTCCATaatgttttttctctctcacattATCAGCTACTGTTATTCTTTAATGCACAAGAAAGTGAAACATTTGAAACCAAATTAAACATTTGCTAACTCTGGAGTTCCCAAGAGTATGGAAGCAAATCCGTCTCACTAGATTTTGAAATGTAAACGCCTTTGAATTTCTAGCACTGAATTGTCTCAAATCTATGGTGGCCAATTGCTAAGttagttatttattattgtttcctttttatctttaatttttttaaatattttatttttgtcttcttatctttgcttccttttaatatttattttttatttcttctgtaaagcactttgagttgcatgtatgtatgaaaggtgcaatacaaataaaaattattattatattatttgtaCAACCTCCTTTTGCCAACAAGACAACACTTAATCTCCTCATATAACTCTTCACAAGATGGGAGAATACTGAAAGAGGGATCTTCAACCATTCCTCTTTGCCCACCCTCTCTAAATCTGCTTAGGTCTTGTGATTCAGTGTCTTACCAATAGACTGTAGAAAGGCTACAACACCACCGGATATAACTGACCCGCAGTTAGCCACCGCTGTGAATGACATAAACCAGGCGGCAAAAGATTCTGCCGTTATACCGGCAGCGGTGAAGCCCGCTGCCGTTAGAACGATGGGAGTCAACATCATGGCACCAACTGCAAGACCAGGAAAACGAAGAAATTGACTCGGGCTAGTCTTTGAGGATGAGATTATAGGGGCAGTCATAACATAGAAAGGCATCAGCATCATACTATTGGGTCATCGGTAATTTATGTTTCGGTGACAGTGGCACATGGTGCATCTTACATCTACCACTCGGTTTGAGGAATACCGTCATATACAATTCCCTCAAATATAGTGGTTGGGTGATACTGTCATATGCCAGTGTATTGAATGCAGATGTTCAAAAGTTGCAAAATACAAGTCCAAGTCATGAGTTTTTAGGCTGGattccaagtcaagtctcatgTCAATACCAGGAAAAGCTTGGGGACAAGAAATGgaacatattttatatattaactgTAATAATGGCTAGTGTAATCTTACCAAACCTATCAGGGGTGTGTTTCGCCCCTAAGAAGGACTAATCAGAAAACTGAACATTTGTAGGAGTAATTTCCATATGGAGGTTTATTCTTCTCCTGAGACAAGGGGACCAGTTTGTAGTGGTACACTGTTATGAAAATATTTGAATGGTCCCAGACAAATTAAATATTTTGATGATTTTCTAATTGAAAAACATACTGTAAAATCTTctagcagtttttttttttgcatttgtttTTTACAGGATTTGTTGCCAAATTTCTATTTACTAAATTTAACTTTtggtaaaaataaaacaaaagagtATTTCATTAAAATTTGCAGAGGTTTGTTCAGTGCCTATGCTGTTAATTTATTGTCAGAAAATCAGTAAGATATTGACCTTATCAGGGACGTTCCAACTTTGCACAAGACTGtaaatacacacatgtacattacAAGAGGCATATATACTCAAATGAACAAGAATGAGTGAACTAGGAACATCTGAAACTAATAACGAGCCCAAACTAATGAATGGGCTCGTTATAAAAAAACCCAGATAGTGTATGCGATAAGTACCTATTATGCAATTTGAATTAATTTATCCCCACATAATGGCTTTCAGTAAAGATAGATTTAGATCTGAAAAGATCACGTCTATGAATTAATGACGAGTTCATGCCAGTAAGCACTTCAGTGGATGGATCAGAGGTAactaaactagatttttttttcggcgtgagaaatcggatgtgtggcgtgtgagcgtgtgaagacagtcaaatgcgtgtgtctcacgctcaatgcgtgagagttgccaACCCTGTAAGTGTCATGGGTTAGTACAacttttaaacatgtgcaactgaacatGTGAACCTATAAACACAAAGGTATCAAGTACATACAAGCAGCAATgcatttcatgtgcatctggaaacatttgtgaaagcaCATAGCGCAGATTTCCTATATTTCACATTGCCAGACGAGGCTTGATTGTCCAACCACGTGATCAAGACTCGCTTCAGTTCTGTCTTTGTGTGCATACATATAGCAGTACATGTCCTGTGAACTTGAATGTTTTTACTTGTTTCACTGTATATTCAATTTATAGTATCACAGACAGtgatgacagacagacagatttaTACAATTTTGGTCTGTCATATGTATTCATATGCAGTGCAGTGTGGACAAATGTCTCCCATTCATCAGGTGTCATTGCGAGACATTTCTGGTGGAACCAACAGTTGCAAAGACTGCACTGTATccatacagtaaaaaaaattctGTCAGTGTTATTTATAGACAGACATAGGCTTATGTATTACAAACGTTCAAGTACTTACCCACTTTGTGTAACAAGGATATGACTTCTGTGCACACATTTCACATAAATCATCCAGTCTGTCTGAACTGTAGCCATTTGAATGTCTAGCATTACCTGGACTGCTCAATATATCTTCAGTTCACTGGTGCACAATCATGActaaggtcatttaaaaatgtgttaagtATATTTTCTCCAAAATGACTCATTTCAGACAGACTGGATTCCAGACTGATATATGCCATATTTATGTGAATAAATATGACAGACCAAAATTGTATAAATCTGTCTGTCATCAAATGACAAAATGGCTGATCTTCAAATGAAGAGAGTCATTCCAGTTATCCACAATGGCCGTCCTCATCTATAAAGTGTAGTTTTGTTCGTTAGTTTAAACAACAGCATGCATCATTCTtgtatgtctgcgtgtgtgaTGGTTACTGGATCCTGGTCAGGGAGGTTGCTGTGTTCTCGGGTTCTATAAACACTAAACACTGTTTAAAGAATGAGGAAGGGAGGGACAAATGTTAGTTATAGCAAAATAAAGTAGATACGGCTGGGGCAGGCAGTGCATCTCTCTCCACGAAGCCGTCTGAGATGTtttgtgttgatgttgtgtgACTCTTTCCTCTGTTACACTCTCCCAGCCAGTTCAGTCTCCAGCTTTGTGTCTGTCGTCACGCCGTTTCTCTGCCTTCAGCTGTTCTTGTGTGTCTCTTCAGGCTGGCAGCCTGAGTTGGTCATCTTGGCTTCACGGCCTCCAAAGCCTATATTTTATCATCATATATTAACTGCACTCTAATAAAAATGTATGTCAGTATTTCGGGGAAGTGTACAAGTTTTCCGTGAGAAACACAATGTTTTGAAATAGGTCTTTCATCAAGCAAAGTGCTTTTAAGGATCTCGACGGCGACACTAGTTGTGTAAAAAAGCTGCATATTTAAAATCTAACATTCATTCCATGTGGTTCTAAAGTTCTGTAATGTCAGTGGTGCCATAGCATTAAAATGTCTTGCCCCTGGCAACAACAAATCCTTCTTTCTTAATGCTGGCATTAACATGGCAGAGTCTACTAACCACCTACACAGAGTTTTATGCTGATGTGTTGGAAATGAGAATTTTATGGTGATGTTGCATTGGTAATAAGTCAATCTTATGGTGGCGTTGTATTAGTAATGAGTTTATTGGTGGCGTTGTGTGGGTCAAACCACCTAAATCAATAGTTCTCTTGCTTGCCTAGTCATATGTGCCTGCGTTGGAACTTGTACATTAAAGATGCTTACAGGCAGGTGGGCAGTTCTTGTGCATACTATGAAATTATTCAACCAGTGCTCTGATGTACTGATGGCTATTTTATATCTCCCaggactactactactactactactactactactactactccacTCCAACTGGCTGGAGTTCACATGCATTGAGGTTTTTGTTCTCAACAGCTTCTAGTTCCTCTCGTCTAAATTATTGGGCCCAAGTGTATACAGTGACCAAATAACAGAATTAAACCATACACCATGAAGCAGGTTGTGTTTTTATGAATATTCCAGACAGCATACTTGCTTAACTTTGAGGATGAAACATTCCACATTAGAAACAAGGAGTTGCCTCAACTAGAACACCTCGTTCCTGGAGCAGCTTGGTGGCACACAGACCTGCATGGATAATCCACATCTTCCAAAGGGTGAAATTGTTGGACCCGTTCACTCCAAACATGAGCATGACGTATACAAATACTCAAATCAATGAGTTAACGGCAATCAACTCATTAAACAGGCAATCATGTCTGCTCCTGTAGGATTGACCTGAAAGCCTCCAGATACACCAGCCTTTCGCAAATAAGTCTTCCCCTCCCTGCCTAGGGCATAACTGCTTTTAGGCATTCCTCGACTTCTCATTCAGGCCTACAGCAATGTTATCCTCAGTCAACACGACACCATCATCGTATCAAACCAGACATGCTGGCTGATAACCTCATgggaacatatatatatatataaaataaaaaccctaaccaaacaaaaaaaaaaatcttgattcATCCCACCTTCATCCACTGGAGTCATGAACTAAGATCCAGCAGCCATAGTTGGATTTAGGCACAAAGTGCCAAGGCAAGAGGCACAATCGACCCGCTCTTCTGCCATTCATATCAAGAAAAGGCAAGACCACCAACATGGAAGCAATCAAGCAGCAGAAATTGTTGCTAGACCTTTAAAGGATGTCTGATACCAGAGGTGGTGTAGTAGAGAATGTAGTAACTTGCCCTCTTAACACCTCGGCTGAGGAGACGGCTCTGATAAGAGCTCATAACCTTGAACAATGGCCAGTAGGTATGCATACAATGTGAAGTATTTGTTCCTCCCTACTGTTGTCATTCTTTAAACAACTTACAAGTACTGAAGCCTACAGTTCTCCTTCTGACCACAAGAGGGCCATAAAACCCATGCTCTGTTAAACAGGAAAAATAATAAACCCAACATTATGTTTAGCTGGGCACGTGTTTGAATACAAGATCTAAAAGGCAAAAAACAAATGAGGTCTTTCAACATTTATTTGCCCTTGATATTACAATAAAATCACCGACATATGAAAATGTTagcaaaataaagacaaaattatatacAGAGACGAATGAATTAAAAAAGCTGATAAAAGCAGTGGTATCGTACTCCGCTACGTCAAACTGGGAGATGTGGACACGAGAAATTGCCGTCTTGGCCTTGGCTGAGGGAAACACCAGTCAAAACCTAACGCCAGAATAAACTCCGCCCACCAGGTCTCCTGCTCGCATTTTCAGGGGTTAAAAAAAAGGAATGTTTATATTTAAACACTACAAAGCTATTTTATGAGGCTTCACATTGTCCATTAACCGTCATTAGCTCATGAATGACGATTCGTCGATTTGCGTGTTTGCCATTGATATAGGATGAATAAAACccaaaaaaaccccacacatacacaagaagGTTTAAGGGCTACTGGAGTGTTAAGAGGGAATGGATCCATTTTTCAAAGGGTTGGGGTGGGTCCTCCAGGAAAGTATTCTCATATTCCCAATCCATTCAGATAACGGCCGGCCTCACCACCTCCGCCGCCCAAATCGGTCCTGCGGTGCAGTTCTGGTGTGGACGGGGGCGTCCGGCCCGACCCGTATCCCCCCCCACCGAGCACGGGGAGGACGTTCTGTCGGACAAAGAACAGGACAACaggcgggggaggggtggcTGTTTTGGCGTGGGTGGTGCACGTTGTTGGCCTGTCTTCTCTGTAGTACTGCTGTAACTTCAATAACGTGGCACAAGTCTcatatatttcatatattttcaatctttaaaaaaagaaaaaaaaaagaaagaaaagagaaaggtGAGAACAGTCCAGTTGTGGTGACGAGGTGCGCTCACTCTGCATCCGGTGTCGTTTCAGTGGTCTCGGCAGGTGCGATCTCGGCAGGTGCGGCCTCAGTAGGGGCGGGAGTCTCCTCGGGTTTGGCTGTCTcttctgtgggtgtggcttcAGCTGCAGGGGTGGGCTCTTCCACTTtggactcctcctccaccaccacctctgggGCCGGTTCTGCTGCCGCGGCTGGTTCCTCGCTGGTCTCCGTGGCAACAGGCTCCTCCTCTTTGGTTTCCTTGGCGGCGTGGCCGTTCTCCTCGGGGGCGGCGGCTGCAGGCTCCTCGGCTGCCTCCTCGCTGCCTTTCTTGGTCTTCTTCAGCGAGAAGCCCTTGAACTTGAAGGAGTTCTTCAGGGAGaaccttttcttcttcttctcctttggTACCTCGGCCTCCGGCTTGGCGGCCTCGCCGTCCGCGGCAGGTGCGGCCTCGATGGCGTCGCCAGTCTCTGCCGTCTCCTTGGCGACCTCGGCGGTGCCGTTGCCGTCGACTGCCGCCTCGCCCTCGGGCTTGGCTGACACGTCCCCGTTAGTCTTAACATGGCCGTTCTCCTGAGGCAGAAATCAGAAGTTAGACAAGGCATATCCGACATTCATGCTTGTAAGCAAATAAATCAGTGGTCAAGACATTTGTCTTAACTTAATGCGTTTGAAAGAAGTGGTAATACAATCATGcccctcacacaacacacatctgATTTCCACAGGCGCAATAGCAATATTTCCTCTCATGTAAACAGTTTCTGTTTTGACAATACTATGACACGTTTAACTTTATTCATATTCTTGATAAACTTCCTCTAAAACAAGTTATGTTTACATATGACATCGGCTAAAATTCATATGTAGCGAAAATGCTACATCACCACAACATCTGTGAGATGTTGGCGGGATAGTACGTAAAGACAAAATGCTTTACAGTGTCAGTGTCAAAAACGGAGCTACTTTTCAAGCCTCGGGCTGATTTACATTCGGGACAGCCATGGCGCAGTTTCCCCATTTTCTGATTGAGGTTTTAAAAAGGTACGTTATACGCGTGCCTGGTCTATGCACAAGGGGGAGCTGTTGAGCCATGGAACAGAA
The nucleotide sequence above comes from Brachyhypopomus gauderio isolate BG-103 unplaced genomic scaffold, BGAUD_0.2 sc43, whole genome shotgun sequence. Encoded proteins:
- the marcksl1a gene encoding MARCKS-related protein 1-A; translation: MGAQLSKSGVTEAEPAAAKTNGQENGHVKTNGDVSAKPEGEAAVDGNGTAEVAKETAETGDAIEAAPAADGEAAKPEAEVPKEKKKKRFSLKNSFKFKGFSLKKTKKGSEEAAEEPAAAAPEENGHAAKETKEEEPVATETSEEPAAAAEPAPEVVVEEESKVEEPTPAAEATPTEETAKPEETPAPTEAAPAEIAPAETTETTPDAE